A single window of Nicotiana sylvestris chromosome 3, ASM39365v2, whole genome shotgun sequence DNA harbors:
- the LOC138887200 gene encoding uncharacterized protein — protein MLLGIDLVRDTLEKVKLIQERIRITESRQKSYDNRKVWDASFMEGEKVLLRVLLMKGVMRFGKRENLTPQYIAPSNALKRVGKVAYRLAFPPNLSGVHPVFHISMLQKYYEDPSYVLDFSLVQLDKDLTYNEEPMAILNRQVRKLRSKNIALVKVQLRGLGKVLELVGAIGKGSGEEGDLLRFK, from the exons ATGTTATTGGGCATAGATTTGGTTCGTgatactttggagaaggtgaagttaATTCAGGAGCGGATTCGTATAACAGAATCAAGGCAGAAGAGTTATGATAATAGGAAGGTTTGGGATGCATCTTTCATGGAGGGTGAGAAGGTTCTTCTTCGGGTTTTgcttatgaagggcgtgatgaggtttgggaagcGGGAAAATTTGACCCCCCAATATATTGCTCCTTCCAATGCATTGAAGAGAGTTGGTAaggtggcctacagacttgcTTTTCCACCTAACTTGTCGGGAGTGCATCCGGTGTTTCATATTTCCATGCTTCAGAAATACTATGAGGATCCGTCatatgtgttggatttcagcttggtgcagttggacaaggatttgacttataatgAGGAGCCGATGGCCATTTTGaataggcaggttcgaaagctgaggtcaaagaatattgcattaGTGAAGGTTCAGTTGAGAG GTTTGGGGAAGGTATTAGAGCTTGTTGGTGCGATTGGGAAGGGTTCCGGAGAGGAGGGGGATCTGTTGCGTTTTAAATGA